A genomic window from Lotus japonicus ecotype B-129 chromosome 1, LjGifu_v1.2 includes:
- the LOC130733459 gene encoding uncharacterized protein LOC130733459 isoform X4 translates to MELNYLLPAVLGIRESTMEPTCAACAMEWSIQLEKGLRSSKPGVPVKTILKLGPHLQLWSREFEYGIDSNAIFGLVPGEDRLFANAILLRLADAFRGGDKEIRLSIVRVFLFERKHRDNGKHKQCKGLLSKARVANHLEMLKRVKSVFQNGDSESKALALVLFGCWADFANDNAQIRYLILSSLVSTHDCEYLCL, encoded by the exons ATGGAGCTCAATTATCTCTTGCCAGCAGTTCTAGGCATAAGGGAATCTACCATGGAACCAACTTGTGCTGCTTGTGCCATGGAATGGAGCATCCAACTTGAGAAGGGCCTCCGTTCTAGTAAACCAG GTGTACCTGTCAAAACCATATTGAAATTGGGGCCCCACCTTCAGCTATGGAGTAGAGAGTTCGAGTATGGTATTGATTCCAATGCCATATTTGGCCTTGTTCCAGGAGAAGATAGGCTGTTTGCCAATGCCATCCTCTTACGCCTTGCTGATGCCTTTAGAGGAGGTGACAAAGAAATCAGGCTTTCTATTGTCAGGGTTTTCTTGTTTGAACGAAAGCACCGTGATAATGGGAAACACAAGCAGTGTAAGGGCTTGCTATCAAAGGCCAGAGTAGCTAACCACTTGGAGATGTTGAAGAGAGTGAAATCTGTCTTCCAAAATGGAGATTCAGAGTCCAAGGCACTGGCtttggttctgtttggttgctGGGCTGATTTTGCCAATGACAACGCTCAAATACGATACTTGATACTTTCCAGCCTCGTTTCAACTCATGATTGTGAG TATCTTTGCCTATAA
- the LOC130733459 gene encoding uncharacterized protein LOC130733459 isoform X1 has product MELNYLLPAVLGIRESTMEPTCAACAMEWSIQLEKGLRSSKPGVPVKTILKLGPHLQLWSREFEYGIDSNAIFGLVPGEDRLFANAILLRLADAFRGGDKEIRLSIVRVFLFERKHRDNGKHKQCKGLLSKARVANHLEMLKRVKSVFQNGDSESKALALVLFGCWADFANDNAQIRYLILSSLVSTHDCEGSVKINQATLSLALLRLTQLNLSQAYVTYDFKLAPSTLI; this is encoded by the exons ATGGAGCTCAATTATCTCTTGCCAGCAGTTCTAGGCATAAGGGAATCTACCATGGAACCAACTTGTGCTGCTTGTGCCATGGAATGGAGCATCCAACTTGAGAAGGGCCTCCGTTCTAGTAAACCAG GTGTACCTGTCAAAACCATATTGAAATTGGGGCCCCACCTTCAGCTATGGAGTAGAGAGTTCGAGTATGGTATTGATTCCAATGCCATATTTGGCCTTGTTCCAGGAGAAGATAGGCTGTTTGCCAATGCCATCCTCTTACGCCTTGCTGATGCCTTTAGAGGAGGTGACAAAGAAATCAGGCTTTCTATTGTCAGGGTTTTCTTGTTTGAACGAAAGCACCGTGATAATGGGAAACACAAGCAGTGTAAGGGCTTGCTATCAAAGGCCAGAGTAGCTAACCACTTGGAGATGTTGAAGAGAGTGAAATCTGTCTTCCAAAATGGAGATTCAGAGTCCAAGGCACTGGCtttggttctgtttggttgctGGGCTGATTTTGCCAATGACAACGCTCAAATACGATACTTGATACTTTCCAGCCTCGTTTCAACTCATGATTGTGAG GGTTCCGTAAAGATCAATCAAGCAACTCTGTCGCTGGCGCTGCTACGTCTGACGCAGCTGAACCTATCGCAGGCCTACGTCACCTACGATTTCAAGCTGGCTCCATCTACTTTGATTTGA
- the LOC130733460 gene encoding uncharacterized protein LOC130733460 isoform X2, whose protein sequence is MSFNFCSRHKESTMEPTCAACAMEWSIQLEKGLRSSKPGVPVKTILKLGPHLQLWSREFESGIDSNAIFGLVPGEDRLFANAILLRLADAFRGGDKEIRLSIVRVFLFERKHRDNGKHKQCKGLLSKARVANHLEMLKRVKSVFQNGDSECKALALVLFGCWADFANDNAQIRYLILSSLVSTHDCEVIASLFAAGCFCEISDDFACITLEMLFNMVNTPAVSLPIKLAAVRVFAKFKCSDSVASKAYKIGLQLILNSSNEDLLVAMLFSLSKLASVSTVLASNEVDFLLSFVKREVASHVQETASKCIHYLLKNNPALKLYCNASFELPDGQTLQHPPSEDQAWKDDWRNDEIVELKNLFSDLEAPL, encoded by the exons ATGTCGTTCAACTTCTG TTCTAGGCATAAGGAATCTACCATGGAACCAACTTGTGCTGCTTGTGCCATGGAATGGAGCATCCAACTTGAGAAGGGCCTCCGTTCTAGTAAACCAG GTGTACCTGTCAAAACCATATTGAAATTGGGGCCCCACCTTCAGCTATGGAGTAGAGAGTTCGAGTCTGGTATTGATTCCAATGCCATATTTGGCCTTGTTCCAGGAGAAGATAGGTTGTTTGCCAATGCCATCCTCTTACGCCTTGCTGATGCCTTTAGAGGAGGTGACAAAGAAATCAGGCTTTCTATTGTCAGGGTTTTCTTGTTTGAACGAAAGCACCGTGATAATGGGAAACACAAGCAGTGTAAGGGCTTGCTATCAAAGGCCAGAGTAGCTAACCACTTGGAGATGTTGAAGAGAGTGAAATCTGTCTTTCAAAATGGAGATTCAGAGTGCAAGGCACTGGCtttggttctgtttggttgctGGGCTGATTTTGCCAATGACAACGCTCAAATACGATACTTGATACTTTCCAGCCTCGTTTCAACTCATGATTGTGAG GTAATAGCATCATTATTTGCTGCTGGATGCTTCTGTGAGATATCAGATGATTTCGCATGTATTACATTGGAGATGCTGTTTAACATGGTGAATACACCTGCAGTATCTTTGCCTATAAAGTTGGCTGCCGTACGAGTTTTTGCAAAATTTAAGTGCTCAGATTCAGTGGCGAGTAAAGCATACAAG ATAGGTCTACAGTTGATATTAAATTCTTCAAATGAAGATCTTTTGGTAGCTATGCTATTCTCACTTTCAAAACTGGCTTCTGTTTCTACAGTTCTAGCCTCCAATGAG GTGGACTTTCTACTATCATTTGTCAAGCGAGAAGTAGCTTCACATGTACAAGAAACAGCATCAAAATGCATACATtatctattaaaaaataatcCTGCTCTAAAGCTTTATTGTAATGCGTCCTTTGAGCTCCCAGATGGACAGACCCTACAACACCCACCCTCTGAAGATCAAGCTTGGAAAGATGATTGGAGAAATGATGAAATAGTAGAACTGAAGAATTTGTTTTCGGATTTGGAAGCACCTTTATAA
- the LOC130733460 gene encoding uncharacterized protein LOC130733460 isoform X1, with amino-acid sequence MSFNFCSSRHKESTMEPTCAACAMEWSIQLEKGLRSSKPGVPVKTILKLGPHLQLWSREFESGIDSNAIFGLVPGEDRLFANAILLRLADAFRGGDKEIRLSIVRVFLFERKHRDNGKHKQCKGLLSKARVANHLEMLKRVKSVFQNGDSECKALALVLFGCWADFANDNAQIRYLILSSLVSTHDCEVIASLFAAGCFCEISDDFACITLEMLFNMVNTPAVSLPIKLAAVRVFAKFKCSDSVASKAYKIGLQLILNSSNEDLLVAMLFSLSKLASVSTVLASNEVDFLLSFVKREVASHVQETASKCIHYLLKNNPALKLYCNASFELPDGQTLQHPPSEDQAWKDDWRNDEIVELKNLFSDLEAPL; translated from the exons ATGTCGTTCAACTTCTG CAGTTCTAGGCATAAGGAATCTACCATGGAACCAACTTGTGCTGCTTGTGCCATGGAATGGAGCATCCAACTTGAGAAGGGCCTCCGTTCTAGTAAACCAG GTGTACCTGTCAAAACCATATTGAAATTGGGGCCCCACCTTCAGCTATGGAGTAGAGAGTTCGAGTCTGGTATTGATTCCAATGCCATATTTGGCCTTGTTCCAGGAGAAGATAGGTTGTTTGCCAATGCCATCCTCTTACGCCTTGCTGATGCCTTTAGAGGAGGTGACAAAGAAATCAGGCTTTCTATTGTCAGGGTTTTCTTGTTTGAACGAAAGCACCGTGATAATGGGAAACACAAGCAGTGTAAGGGCTTGCTATCAAAGGCCAGAGTAGCTAACCACTTGGAGATGTTGAAGAGAGTGAAATCTGTCTTTCAAAATGGAGATTCAGAGTGCAAGGCACTGGCtttggttctgtttggttgctGGGCTGATTTTGCCAATGACAACGCTCAAATACGATACTTGATACTTTCCAGCCTCGTTTCAACTCATGATTGTGAG GTAATAGCATCATTATTTGCTGCTGGATGCTTCTGTGAGATATCAGATGATTTCGCATGTATTACATTGGAGATGCTGTTTAACATGGTGAATACACCTGCAGTATCTTTGCCTATAAAGTTGGCTGCCGTACGAGTTTTTGCAAAATTTAAGTGCTCAGATTCAGTGGCGAGTAAAGCATACAAG ATAGGTCTACAGTTGATATTAAATTCTTCAAATGAAGATCTTTTGGTAGCTATGCTATTCTCACTTTCAAAACTGGCTTCTGTTTCTACAGTTCTAGCCTCCAATGAG GTGGACTTTCTACTATCATTTGTCAAGCGAGAAGTAGCTTCACATGTACAAGAAACAGCATCAAAATGCATACATtatctattaaaaaataatcCTGCTCTAAAGCTTTATTGTAATGCGTCCTTTGAGCTCCCAGATGGACAGACCCTACAACACCCACCCTCTGAAGATCAAGCTTGGAAAGATGATTGGAGAAATGATGAAATAGTAGAACTGAAGAATTTGTTTTCGGATTTGGAAGCACCTTTATAA
- the LOC130733460 gene encoding uncharacterized protein LOC130733460 isoform X3: MEPTCAACAMEWSIQLEKGLRSSKPGVPVKTILKLGPHLQLWSREFESGIDSNAIFGLVPGEDRLFANAILLRLADAFRGGDKEIRLSIVRVFLFERKHRDNGKHKQCKGLLSKARVANHLEMLKRVKSVFQNGDSECKALALVLFGCWADFANDNAQIRYLILSSLVSTHDCEVIASLFAAGCFCEISDDFACITLEMLFNMVNTPAVSLPIKLAAVRVFAKFKCSDSVASKAYKIGLQLILNSSNEDLLVAMLFSLSKLASVSTVLASNEVDFLLSFVKREVASHVQETASKCIHYLLKNNPALKLYCNASFELPDGQTLQHPPSEDQAWKDDWRNDEIVELKNLFSDLEAPL; encoded by the exons ATGGAACCAACTTGTGCTGCTTGTGCCATGGAATGGAGCATCCAACTTGAGAAGGGCCTCCGTTCTAGTAAACCAG GTGTACCTGTCAAAACCATATTGAAATTGGGGCCCCACCTTCAGCTATGGAGTAGAGAGTTCGAGTCTGGTATTGATTCCAATGCCATATTTGGCCTTGTTCCAGGAGAAGATAGGTTGTTTGCCAATGCCATCCTCTTACGCCTTGCTGATGCCTTTAGAGGAGGTGACAAAGAAATCAGGCTTTCTATTGTCAGGGTTTTCTTGTTTGAACGAAAGCACCGTGATAATGGGAAACACAAGCAGTGTAAGGGCTTGCTATCAAAGGCCAGAGTAGCTAACCACTTGGAGATGTTGAAGAGAGTGAAATCTGTCTTTCAAAATGGAGATTCAGAGTGCAAGGCACTGGCtttggttctgtttggttgctGGGCTGATTTTGCCAATGACAACGCTCAAATACGATACTTGATACTTTCCAGCCTCGTTTCAACTCATGATTGTGAG GTAATAGCATCATTATTTGCTGCTGGATGCTTCTGTGAGATATCAGATGATTTCGCATGTATTACATTGGAGATGCTGTTTAACATGGTGAATACACCTGCAGTATCTTTGCCTATAAAGTTGGCTGCCGTACGAGTTTTTGCAAAATTTAAGTGCTCAGATTCAGTGGCGAGTAAAGCATACAAG ATAGGTCTACAGTTGATATTAAATTCTTCAAATGAAGATCTTTTGGTAGCTATGCTATTCTCACTTTCAAAACTGGCTTCTGTTTCTACAGTTCTAGCCTCCAATGAG GTGGACTTTCTACTATCATTTGTCAAGCGAGAAGTAGCTTCACATGTACAAGAAACAGCATCAAAATGCATACATtatctattaaaaaataatcCTGCTCTAAAGCTTTATTGTAATGCGTCCTTTGAGCTCCCAGATGGACAGACCCTACAACACCCACCCTCTGAAGATCAAGCTTGGAAAGATGATTGGAGAAATGATGAAATAGTAGAACTGAAGAATTTGTTTTCGGATTTGGAAGCACCTTTATAA